A genomic window from Lotus japonicus ecotype B-129 chromosome 1, LjGifu_v1.2 includes:
- the LOC130727616 gene encoding uncharacterized protein LOC130727616, producing the protein MNHGDMQPEVEALTHYFSSLDTGGQSMVRRKLQAIYCPESSSLCTPEVQIRSKRTLKANERKPPKVKAIGSLTRDPSGFEHVDREIKEAKKASQPPKKKKRVKKSDTSYFMGHFPSFFHPYIHTVQNVEDDGNCGYRVIAALLGLPSGEEGWPCVREALIDELERHRGLYDEMWSRHVVNALHSRLTLPPGHPATEDKWMQLPEMGYLVATRFQVVFISISSQGCWSYLPLRGEGPPPVHRVIAVGHVINHFVQLHLTPGHSMPPIALQWERYVDPISVSWCVPYVTRLHMFTSELEAWFVTFGVPLSHQSYVDITTD; encoded by the exons atgaaccatggagatatgcaaccagaagttgaggcattgacacattatttcagttctttggatactggagggcagagtatggtaaggaggaagcttcaagctatctattgtcctgaaagcagttcacTTTGTACTCCTGAGGTTCAGATAAGGTCCAAGCGCACTCTTAAGGCGAACGAAAGAAAACCACCCAAGGTtaaagcaataggatccttgactcgtgatccttcaggTTTTGAGCATGTTGATAGGGAGATCAAAGAGGCAAAGAAGGCTTCgcaaccaccaaagaagaagaagcgtgtgaagaagtctgatacaagctatttcatgggtcattttccatcctttttccacccatatatacacacagttcagaatgttgaggacgatggtaactgtggctatagagtCATTGCTGCATTACTGGGACTACCATCAGGTGAGGAAGGTTGGCCATGTGTTAGGGAAGCGTTGATAGACGAACTTGAACGACACAGAGGAttgtatgatgaaatgtggtccagacatgtggttaatgccttacattctcgactcactcttcctcctggtcatccggctaccgaggataaatggatgcaactgccagagatgggataccttgtagcaaccaggttccaagtGGTTTTCATATCCATCTCTTCTCAGGGTTGTTGGTCATACCTTCCACTAAGAGGAGAAGGTCCACCTCCTGTACATCGTGTTATAGCTGTTGgtcatgtgataaatcactttgtacag ctccatctaactcctggacattctatgccgccaattgctctccagtggGAACGGTATGTTGATCCTATATCAGTAAGCTGGTGCGTCCCATATGTTACACGTTTACACATGTTCACATCAGAATTGGAAGCTtggtttgttacttttggtgttcctcttagtcaccaaagctatgtagacatcaccACAGACTGA